A window of the Desulfovibrio sp. Fe33 genome harbors these coding sequences:
- a CDS encoding thioredoxin family protein: protein MKILVMGPGCPKCEQAEKTVREAVAEAGVAADIEKVKDFQEIAKYGIFSTPAVVIDGQVKVVGKAPSKKEVLGWLE, encoded by the coding sequence ATGAAGATTCTGGTCATGGGGCCCGGCTGCCCCAAGTGTGAACAGGCCGAAAAAACCGTGCGCGAAGCCGTTGCCGAAGCGGGCGTCGCCGCCGACATCGAAAAAGTAAAGGACTTCCAGGAGATCGCCAAATACGGCATTTTCTCCACTCCTGCCGTGGTCATCGACGGCCAGGTCAAGGTGGTGGGCAAGGCCCCGTCCAAGAAAGAAGTCCTCGGCTGGCTGGAATAG
- the deoC gene encoding deoxyribose-phosphate aldolase — MNDELKELTLEAEKARADETCALRILASMDLTSLGEDDTDGKIRDLCARAVTPKGHVAAVCVYDKFVPLALSELSGTGVRVATVCNFPHGLPDAANAVAEARAQVAAGAQEIDVVLPYKRYKAGHRDQAIALLHQVREVCGEDVLLKVILETSQLQSPKIIGEASRDAIEAGADFIKTSTGKVPGGATLESAAVMLSAIRDMGPKVKRPLGFKPSGGLKTADQAAGYLFLADHILGEGWATPRTLRFGASSLLDDVKKHLGL; from the coding sequence ATGAACGACGAATTGAAAGAACTGACGCTTGAGGCCGAAAAAGCCCGAGCCGACGAGACATGCGCCCTGCGCATCCTGGCTTCCATGGACCTGACCTCCCTAGGAGAGGACGACACCGACGGAAAGATTCGCGACCTGTGCGCGCGGGCGGTCACGCCCAAGGGGCATGTGGCCGCGGTCTGCGTGTACGACAAGTTCGTGCCGCTGGCCCTGTCCGAACTGAGCGGAACCGGCGTGCGCGTGGCCACGGTCTGCAACTTCCCCCACGGCCTGCCCGATGCGGCGAACGCCGTGGCCGAGGCCAGGGCGCAGGTGGCTGCCGGGGCGCAGGAAATAGACGTGGTCCTGCCGTACAAGCGGTACAAGGCCGGGCATCGCGACCAGGCCATCGCCCTCCTCCACCAGGTGCGTGAGGTCTGCGGCGAGGACGTCCTGCTCAAGGTCATCCTGGAAACGAGCCAGCTCCAGTCGCCGAAGATCATCGGCGAAGCCAGCCGGGACGCCATCGAGGCGGGAGCCGACTTCATCAAGACGTCCACGGGCAAGGTGCCGGGCGGGGCGACCCTGGAGTCGGCGGCGGTCATGCTTTCGGCCATCCGCGACATGGGACCGAAGGTCAAGCGGCCGCTCGGTTTCAAGCCGTCCGGCGGCCTCAAGACGGCGGACCAGGCGGCGGGCTATCTCTTCCTCGCCGACCACATCCTGGGCGAAGGCTGGGCCACCCCCCGGACCCTTCGTTTCGGCGCGAGCAGCCTGCTCGACGATGTGAAAAAACACCTCGGCCTTTAA
- a CDS encoding glutamine synthetase family protein, which translates to MSIPVFNCKNADDVMKAVKDYNVSFIQYWFVDILGTLKSFQITPNELEASFEEGMGFDGSSILGFCRIDESDMVAMPDPTTFQICSWRPAEKPVARMFCDVVNPDGTPFEADSRFVLKKVMAQAAEKGYTFYVGPELEFFLFADDQDTETLDSGGYFDAPPLDLGNNIRRDIIFALDAMGIQVEYSHHEVAPSQHEIDLRYQEGMKMADTAMTYRVVVKETARKFGCYATFMPKPIFGENGSGMHVHQSLFKNGRNVFYDANDEYHLSAEGKSYIAGILKHAPEFVCVTNQWVNSYKRLVPGYEAPVYIAWARRNRSALVRVPMYKPGKENATRMELRCPDPAANPYLCFAVQLASGLKGIEENYVLADPVEEDIFAMNDRQLKRNRIKALPGSLYEAAMNLQRSTLMKEILGEHLHSALVENKLAEWDEYRTQVTEYELDKYLPIL; encoded by the coding sequence ATGAGTATCCCTGTTTTCAATTGCAAAAACGCGGACGACGTGATGAAGGCGGTCAAGGATTACAACGTCAGCTTCATCCAGTACTGGTTCGTGGATATCCTCGGCACCCTCAAGAGCTTCCAGATCACTCCCAACGAGCTTGAAGCCTCCTTCGAGGAAGGCATGGGCTTCGACGGTTCGTCCATCCTCGGCTTCTGCCGCATCGACGAATCCGACATGGTGGCCATGCCCGATCCGACCACGTTCCAGATCTGCTCCTGGCGGCCCGCCGAGAAACCCGTGGCCCGCATGTTCTGCGACGTGGTCAATCCCGACGGCACGCCGTTCGAGGCCGACTCCCGGTTCGTCCTCAAGAAGGTCATGGCCCAGGCGGCCGAGAAGGGCTACACCTTCTACGTCGGGCCTGAGCTCGAATTCTTCCTCTTCGCCGACGACCAGGACACCGAGACCCTGGATTCGGGCGGATACTTCGACGCGCCGCCGCTCGACCTCGGCAACAACATCCGTCGCGACATCATTTTCGCCCTGGACGCCATGGGCATTCAGGTCGAGTACTCCCACCACGAGGTGGCCCCGTCCCAGCACGAGATCGACCTGCGCTACCAGGAAGGCATGAAAATGGCCGACACGGCCATGACCTATCGCGTGGTGGTCAAGGAGACCGCCCGCAAGTTCGGCTGCTACGCCACCTTCATGCCCAAGCCGATCTTCGGCGAGAACGGCTCCGGGATGCACGTCCACCAGTCGCTTTTCAAGAACGGCCGCAACGTCTTCTACGACGCCAACGACGAATACCATCTGTCCGCCGAAGGCAAGTCCTACATCGCGGGCATTCTCAAGCACGCCCCTGAATTCGTCTGCGTGACCAACCAGTGGGTCAACTCCTACAAGCGGCTGGTCCCCGGCTACGAGGCCCCGGTCTACATCGCCTGGGCGCGGCGCAACCGTTCGGCCCTGGTCCGCGTGCCCATGTACAAGCCCGGCAAGGAGAACGCCACCCGCATGGAGCTGCGCTGCCCGGATCCGGCCGCCAATCCGTATCTCTGCTTCGCCGTCCAGTTGGCCTCCGGCCTCAAGGGCATCGAGGAAAACTACGTTCTGGCGGACCCGGTTGAAGAGGACATCTTCGCCATGAACGACCGCCAGCTCAAGCGCAACCGGATCAAGGCGCTGCCCGGCTCCCTCTACGAGGCTGCCATGAACCTTCAGAGGTCCACGCTGATGAAGGAAATCCTCGGCGAGCACCTGCATTCCGCCCTGGTCGAGAACAAGCTGGCCGAGTGGGACGAATACCGCACCCAGGTCACCGAGTACGAACTCGACAAGTACCTGCCCATTCTGTAG
- a CDS encoding substrate-binding periplasmic protein — MPTMDGKFSLRGRCLVCLLACCLFAPILWPRPAAGLERVVAVSDSWMPYTGEPNSNREGYAVEVLRSVLEERGFNVEYRELPWKRAMHEVLSGRADILVCATRDNLPELVFPGTPLGRADLCFFTLDRDWRFAGPDSLAEVVTGFVQGYDYPQWFEDDLGRHPGRFHALHGGDAFARMLAMLAEGRVQTIPGCSAVVDYYARLAGLEGKVYMAGCSRDGCHELYFGLSPANRPRSVLLAGILDEGMHIMRTTGQLDHLLLKYGLKDRVEVR, encoded by the coding sequence ATGCCGACAATGGATGGGAAATTCAGCCTTCGGGGGCGTTGCCTGGTCTGCCTTTTGGCCTGTTGCCTGTTTGCTCCGATCTTGTGGCCGCGTCCGGCGGCCGGATTGGAGCGTGTGGTGGCGGTTTCGGATAGCTGGATGCCCTACACCGGTGAGCCTAATTCCAACCGGGAGGGCTACGCCGTTGAGGTCCTGCGTTCCGTGCTCGAAGAGCGGGGATTCAACGTGGAGTACCGCGAGCTGCCCTGGAAGCGGGCGATGCATGAGGTGTTGTCGGGCCGGGCGGACATTCTCGTCTGCGCGACCCGGGACAATCTTCCCGAACTCGTGTTTCCCGGGACCCCTTTGGGGCGGGCCGACCTGTGCTTCTTCACATTGGATCGGGATTGGCGGTTCGCCGGTCCCGATTCCCTGGCCGAAGTGGTCACCGGATTCGTCCAGGGCTACGATTATCCGCAGTGGTTCGAGGATGACTTGGGCCGCCACCCCGGCCGGTTCCACGCCCTGCACGGCGGGGACGCCTTTGCCCGAATGCTGGCCATGCTCGCAGAGGGCCGCGTCCAGACCATTCCCGGTTGCAGCGCCGTGGTCGATTATTACGCCCGGCTGGCCGGTCTCGAAGGCAAGGTATACATGGCCGGGTGCAGCCGGGACGGCTGCCATGAGCTGTATTTCGGCCTGTCTCCGGCCAACCGTCCACGGTCTGTGCTCCTGGCGGGCATACTGGACGAGGGAATGCATATTATGCGCACCACCGGCCAGCTCGATCATCTGCTCCTCAAGTACGGCCTCAAGGATAGGGTCGAGGTCCGCTGA
- a CDS encoding NfeD family protein, whose protein sequence is MEYFNSVENLQWLIWLGVGVFFLIAELVVPAFIVVFLGLGALIAGLTAFFGATVPTQLVVFGASSVVLILLFRKVMAKTFSGERAEDEERDIIGAVAEVVEPIRPPQSGRIKFQGSFWSARSNEPVEPGSMVRIVARDENDVNAFVVKKEQ, encoded by the coding sequence ATGGAATATTTCAACTCAGTGGAAAACTTGCAGTGGCTCATCTGGCTGGGCGTGGGCGTGTTCTTTCTCATCGCCGAACTGGTAGTGCCGGCCTTCATCGTGGTGTTCCTGGGACTGGGTGCGCTCATCGCCGGGCTCACGGCCTTTTTCGGGGCCACGGTTCCGACCCAGCTCGTGGTTTTCGGCGCTTCCTCCGTGGTCCTGATTCTTCTGTTCCGGAAGGTCATGGCCAAGACCTTTTCCGGCGAGAGGGCCGAGGACGAGGAGCGGGACATCATCGGCGCGGTGGCGGAAGTGGTTGAACCCATCCGCCCGCCCCAGTCCGGCAGAATCAAATTCCAGGGCTCCTTCTGGAGCGCCCGGAGCAACGAACCCGTGGAGCCGGGCTCCATGGTCCGCATCGTCGCGCGCGACGAAAACGACGTGAACGCCTTCGTGGTGAAAAAGGAGCAGTGA
- a CDS encoding SPFH domain-containing protein, translating into MDPATMTSLVTALVFVLLVIVLIIKTAVVVPQKSQFVVERLGKYAKTIGAGLHILIPFIDRIAYKRSLKEEVMDVPAQTCITRDNVSVTIDGVLYIRVIDAKMSAYGIENYYIAASQLAQTSLRSAIGKIDLDKTFEERESINASVVQAVDEAAQEWGIKVMRYEIKDITPPGTVMAAMEAQMKAEREKRAEIATSEGDRQSRINRSEGMRQEAIQISEGEKQKRINEAQGRAQEILLVADATAEGIRKVAEAVNLPGGAEAMNLKVAQQYIEEFGKLAKTNNTMIIPADLAGAGGMVATATEIINTAMRRGKGGTAPQVPGTPKAG; encoded by the coding sequence ATGGACCCCGCAACCATGACATCCCTGGTCACGGCCCTGGTTTTCGTCCTTCTGGTGATCGTCCTGATCATCAAGACGGCCGTGGTCGTGCCCCAGAAAAGCCAGTTCGTCGTCGAACGGCTCGGCAAGTACGCCAAGACCATAGGCGCCGGCCTGCATATCCTCATCCCGTTCATCGACCGCATCGCCTACAAGCGCTCCCTCAAGGAGGAGGTCATGGACGTTCCGGCGCAGACCTGCATCACCCGCGACAACGTGTCGGTGACCATCGACGGCGTGCTCTACATCCGCGTCATCGACGCCAAGATGTCCGCCTACGGCATCGAAAACTACTACATCGCCGCGTCCCAGCTCGCCCAGACCTCCCTGCGTTCGGCCATCGGCAAGATCGACCTCGACAAGACCTTCGAGGAGCGCGAGTCCATCAACGCCTCCGTGGTTCAGGCCGTGGACGAGGCGGCCCAGGAGTGGGGCATCAAGGTCATGCGCTACGAGATCAAGGATATCACTCCTCCGGGCACCGTCATGGCGGCCATGGAAGCGCAGATGAAGGCCGAGCGCGAGAAGCGCGCTGAGATCGCCACTTCCGAGGGCGACCGCCAGTCCCGCATCAACCGGTCCGAGGGAATGCGCCAGGAGGCGATCCAGATTTCCGAAGGCGAGAAGCAGAAGCGCATCAACGAGGCCCAGGGGCGGGCGCAGGAAATTCTTCTTGTGGCCGACGCCACCGCCGAAGGCATCCGCAAGGTGGCCGAGGCCGTCAACCTGCCCGGTGGCGCCGAGGCCATGAACCTCAAGGTCGCGCAGCAGTACATCGAGGAATTCGGCAAGCTCGCCAAGACCAACAACACCATGATTATCCCCGCGGATCTCGCGGGCGCGGGCGGCATGGTCGCCACCGCCACGGAGATCATCAACACCGCCATGCGCCGGGGCAAGGGCGGGACTGCTCCCCAGGTCCCTGGCACGCCCAAGGCCGGGTAG
- a CDS encoding THxN family PEP-CTERM protein, translating into MTSAPFKIFMALCLAILCANPASAAQITQWEYTISYEFYDYWNQEGTQDGLTSSSFTNGSGEVVNSLSWGDEGQSSIGFITKTGTLNTGATAEIENHMYHDNRSIRGDYFLQGGMMAANLTLQGIDPVTGSEASFNTVLEFMFFETDNSHPFNPARNNDVFVLVNPEASVEDFTYMGYNYTFAFTSGLGLLDMESLAGMDYNGSTVLQTLEDMGYGEVTYRNFLWWAFENGWVADPEFNLFGWTTVEDATTYAGSALTVVSNGPVPTPEPSTFAILGLGLVGLAFVSRRMRQ; encoded by the coding sequence ATGACATCCGCCCCCTTCAAGATTTTCATGGCTTTATGCCTGGCCATACTTTGTGCAAACCCGGCTTCCGCCGCTCAGATCACCCAGTGGGAATACACGATTTCCTACGAATTCTATGATTACTGGAACCAGGAAGGCACTCAGGACGGCCTCACTTCCAGCAGCTTTACCAACGGATCGGGAGAAGTCGTGAACTCCTTGAGCTGGGGCGATGAGGGCCAAAGCTCCATCGGCTTCATCACCAAGACCGGCACGTTGAACACCGGCGCCACCGCCGAAATCGAAAACCACATGTATCACGACAACAGGTCCATTCGCGGAGACTACTTCCTCCAAGGCGGCATGATGGCCGCCAACCTGACGTTGCAGGGGATCGACCCGGTCACGGGTTCCGAGGCCTCCTTCAACACTGTTCTCGAATTCATGTTCTTTGAAACCGACAACAGCCACCCCTTCAACCCTGCGCGCAACAACGATGTGTTTGTCCTGGTCAACCCCGAAGCCTCTGTTGAGGACTTTACCTACATGGGGTATAATTACACCTTCGCTTTCACGAGCGGCCTCGGCCTGCTCGACATGGAGAGCCTGGCGGGAATGGATTACAACGGCTCTACCGTGCTGCAAACCCTTGAAGACATGGGCTATGGGGAAGTGACTTATCGGAATTTCCTATGGTGGGCCTTTGAGAACGGATGGGTCGCCGATCCGGAGTTCAACCTCTTTGGCTGGACCACCGTGGAAGACGCGACCACCTACGCCGGCTCCGCGCTGACCGTTGTCTCCAACGGCCCGGTTCCCACTCCGGAACCGTCCACCTTTGCCATCCTCGGCCTCGGCCTCGTCGGCCTGGCCTTTGTGAGCCGCCGTATGCGCCAGTAA
- a CDS encoding universal stress protein: MNISRILLPVDGSRLSDAAADMAIELAGSGGTVILLNVRRTVPTALGQPNANELLEYLNRNAEDIMAHYRARLSNAKVDFQELVVGGDVADVIANVADNERCDVIVMGSKGKSDLEGLFLGSVTHKVLQITSKPVLVVK; encoded by the coding sequence ATGAACATTTCCCGAATTCTTCTTCCGGTCGACGGTTCGCGGCTGTCCGATGCGGCCGCCGACATGGCCATCGAGCTGGCCGGGAGCGGGGGGACCGTCATCCTGCTCAACGTGCGCCGGACCGTGCCCACGGCCCTGGGGCAGCCCAACGCCAACGAACTGCTCGAATACCTGAACCGGAACGCCGAGGACATCATGGCCCATTACCGCGCCAGGCTGTCCAACGCCAAGGTGGATTTCCAGGAGCTGGTCGTGGGCGGGGACGTGGCCGACGTCATCGCCAACGTGGCCGACAATGAGCGTTGCGACGTCATCGTCATGGGCTCCAAGGGCAAGTCCGACCTGGAAGGCCTGTTCCTCGGCTCCGTCACCCACAAGGTGCTCCAGATCACGTCCAAGCCCGTGCTGGTGGTGAAGTAG
- a CDS encoding phosphopentomutase: protein MPRAFILVLDSLGIGAAPDADRYGDAGADTLGHIAEACAHGEADRKEVREGPLALPCMTSLGLGLAAELVTGKVPPGLAPSVLRGRFAAAREVSRGKDTPSGHWELAGTPVTFDWGVFPPQYPSFPESLTNAIIKQGGLPGILGNCAASGTEILANLGAEHMESGKPICYTSVDSVFQIAAHEETFGLERLLNLCELVRGLLDGYNIGRVIARPFVGEPGRFTRTPNRRDYSLEPPGETLLDRLKDAGREVVSVGKIADIFAHRGITKAVKGPDSDALFDLVEAEAANAPDGSLTFANFVEFDSEWGHRRDTAGYAAALERIDARLAGFLPRLKPGDLAVVTADHGCDPTWRGTDHTRECVPILLFGPAVLPGSAGLRASFADVGQTVARHLGIAPLDAGRAMDLD, encoded by the coding sequence ATGCCGCGCGCGTTCATTCTGGTCCTGGACTCCCTGGGCATCGGCGCGGCCCCGGACGCAGACCGATACGGCGATGCCGGAGCCGACACCCTCGGCCACATCGCCGAAGCCTGCGCGCACGGCGAGGCGGACCGGAAGGAGGTGCGCGAAGGCCCGCTCGCCCTGCCCTGCATGACCTCCCTCGGCCTGGGGCTGGCCGCCGAGCTCGTCACAGGCAAGGTGCCGCCCGGCCTGGCCCCTTCCGTACTGCGCGGCAGGTTTGCGGCGGCCCGGGAAGTCAGCCGGGGCAAGGACACCCCAAGCGGGCACTGGGAGCTGGCCGGAACGCCCGTGACCTTCGACTGGGGCGTGTTCCCGCCGCAGTATCCGAGTTTTCCCGAATCGTTGACCAACGCGATCATCAAACAGGGCGGCTTGCCCGGCATCCTCGGCAACTGCGCGGCCTCGGGCACGGAGATTCTCGCCAACCTGGGGGCCGAACACATGGAAAGCGGCAAGCCCATCTGCTACACCTCGGTGGACTCCGTCTTCCAGATCGCGGCCCACGAGGAAACCTTCGGCCTGGAACGACTCCTGAACCTGTGCGAACTCGTCCGCGGCCTGCTCGACGGCTACAACATAGGCCGGGTCATCGCCCGCCCCTTCGTCGGCGAACCGGGACGATTCACCCGCACGCCCAACCGACGCGACTATTCCCTGGAGCCTCCGGGCGAGACCCTGCTAGACCGCCTCAAAGACGCCGGGCGCGAAGTCGTCTCAGTGGGCAAAATCGCCGACATCTTCGCCCACCGGGGCATCACCAAAGCGGTCAAGGGCCCGGATTCAGACGCCCTGTTCGACCTGGTCGAGGCCGAAGCCGCCAACGCACCCGACGGCTCCCTGACCTTCGCCAATTTCGTGGAGTTCGACTCTGAATGGGGCCACCGCCGCGACACCGCCGGATACGCCGCCGCGCTGGAGCGGATCGACGCGCGCCTGGCCGGATTTCTTCCCCGCCTCAAGCCCGGCGACCTGGCCGTCGTCACCGCCGACCACGGCTGCGACCCCACATGGAGAGGCACCGACCACACCCGCGAATGCGTGCCCATACTGCTGTTCGGTCCGGCCGTCCTGCCCGGCTCCGCGGGCCTGCGAGCCTCCTTCGCCGATGTGGGCCAGACCGTGGCCCGCCACCTCGGCATAGCCCCGCTGGACGCGGGCCGGGCGATGGACCTCGACTGA
- the deoA gene encoding thymidine phosphorylase, which translates to MTFIPQEVIRKKRDGLELDRTEIRAMVRGITDGSVSEGQVAAFAMAVYFRGMTLGERVGLTEAMRDSGRVLDWPSLGIKRGVADKHSTGGVGDKVSLILGPLAAACGLFVPMISGRGLGHTGGTLDKFDAIPGYDTAPDLGRFAKVVRDAGCAIIGQTMDLAPADRRLYAVRDVTATVESIDLITASILSKKLAAGLGGLVMDVKFGSGAFMRQYDDARELARSIVTVAEGAGVPTTALLTDMNEVLGRSVGNAVEVREAVEFLTGASREPRLAEVVLACAGEMLVMEGAARDMDDAARKMEEALASGAAAERFGRMVSGLGGPADFVERADDHLDIAPVELPVPAGTEGFITAMDCRAVGMALVGMGGGRTRADQSIDHGVGMSGFARIGAPVTPETPLCVVHARTEEQARTAADSIRAAVAVGERRPEERPVIRERITAKQMEGTC; encoded by the coding sequence ATGACGTTCATACCGCAGGAAGTGATCCGCAAAAAACGCGACGGGCTCGAACTGGACAGGACCGAAATCCGGGCCATGGTGCGCGGCATCACGGACGGTTCGGTCAGCGAAGGCCAAGTGGCGGCGTTCGCCATGGCCGTCTATTTCCGGGGCATGACCCTCGGCGAACGGGTCGGCCTGACCGAGGCCATGCGCGACTCCGGCCGGGTGCTCGACTGGCCGTCTCTCGGCATCAAACGCGGCGTGGCCGACAAGCATTCCACGGGCGGGGTGGGCGACAAGGTCAGCCTCATCCTCGGGCCGCTGGCCGCGGCGTGCGGACTGTTCGTGCCCATGATCTCCGGGCGCGGCCTCGGACACACGGGCGGCACGCTGGACAAATTCGACGCCATTCCCGGCTATGACACGGCCCCGGACCTGGGACGGTTCGCCAAGGTCGTCCGGGATGCGGGGTGCGCCATCATCGGCCAGACCATGGACCTGGCCCCGGCCGACCGGCGGCTCTACGCGGTGCGCGACGTGACCGCCACCGTGGAATCCATCGACCTCATCACCGCCTCCATCCTGTCCAAGAAACTGGCCGCCGGACTGGGCGGGCTGGTCATGGACGTGAAGTTCGGCTCCGGCGCGTTCATGCGGCAATACGATGACGCGCGCGAGCTGGCCCGGTCCATCGTCACCGTGGCCGAAGGCGCGGGCGTGCCGACCACCGCCCTGCTCACGGACATGAACGAAGTGCTGGGGCGCAGCGTGGGCAACGCCGTGGAAGTCCGCGAGGCCGTGGAGTTCCTGACCGGCGCGTCGCGGGAGCCCAGGCTGGCCGAGGTCGTCCTGGCCTGCGCCGGCGAAATGCTGGTCATGGAGGGCGCGGCCCGGGACATGGACGATGCCGCTCGCAAAATGGAGGAAGCGCTGGCTTCCGGCGCGGCGGCCGAACGCTTCGGGCGCATGGTATCCGGGCTGGGCGGACCCGCCGATTTTGTGGAGCGGGCGGACGACCATCTCGACATCGCGCCCGTGGAACTGCCCGTGCCCGCAGGCACGGAAGGATTCATCACGGCCATGGACTGCCGTGCCGTGGGCATGGCCCTTGTGGGCATGGGCGGCGGCCGCACCAGGGCCGACCAGTCCATTGACCACGGCGTGGGCATGAGCGGCTTCGCCCGCATCGGCGCCCCGGTGACGCCCGAAACTCCCTTGTGCGTGGTCCACGCCCGGACCGAAGAGCAGGCGCGAACAGCCGCAGACAGCATCCGGGCGGCCGTGGCCGTCGGAGAGCGGCGGCCCGAGGAAAGGCCCGTCATCAGGGAACGGATCACCGCAAAACAAATGGAGGGAACCTGCTGA
- a CDS encoding cytidine deaminase yields MTRTDELIRMATKARDNAYAPYSGHPVGAALVTEQGRTFSGCNVENAAYPLGCCAEQSAISAMVLAGGGVIRELVVVGPSDEPCTPCGGCRQRIREFAGPDTIVRACNERGPLLTMTVDELLPESFGPHNLNPRKR; encoded by the coding sequence ATGACCCGAACAGACGAGCTCATACGAATGGCGACCAAGGCCCGCGACAACGCCTACGCGCCTTATTCCGGCCATCCGGTGGGCGCGGCCCTGGTCACGGAGCAGGGCCGGACGTTCTCCGGCTGCAACGTGGAGAACGCGGCTTATCCGCTGGGCTGCTGCGCCGAGCAATCGGCCATATCGGCTATGGTGCTGGCCGGGGGCGGCGTCATCCGCGAACTGGTGGTGGTCGGCCCCTCGGACGAACCCTGCACCCCTTGCGGCGGCTGCCGACAGCGAATCCGGGAATTCGCCGGGCCGGACACGATCGTCCGCGCCTGCAACGAGCGCGGCCCGCTGCTGACCATGACCGTGGACGAATTGCTGCCCGAGTCCTTCGGGCCGCACAACCTCAACCCGCGAAAACGATGA
- a CDS encoding ArsR/SmtB family transcription factor: MPKEILPADCFEARAKVVKAMAHPSRLMMIDELSHGARCVCDLRELVGADMSTVSKHLAVLKKVGIVEDERRGKHIYYRLRVPCVLDFFHCIESVLKADR, from the coding sequence ATGCCCAAGGAAATTCTGCCCGCCGACTGTTTCGAGGCGCGGGCCAAAGTGGTCAAGGCCATGGCCCATCCGTCGAGACTGATGATGATAGACGAATTGTCGCACGGGGCGCGTTGTGTCTGCGACCTGCGCGAGTTGGTCGGAGCGGACATGTCCACGGTGTCCAAACACCTCGCCGTGCTGAAAAAGGTGGGCATCGTCGAGGACGAACGACGCGGAAAGCACATCTACTACCGCCTCCGCGTTCCCTGCGTTCTCGACTTCTTCCACTGCATCGAGTCCGTGCTCAAGGCGGACAGGTAA
- a CDS encoding permease, giving the protein MSKQLNNIPCACGCGKPKAEAESPKDQGGLVRVLLLQVAALAAWYVLYRQLLPFSEWFAYSLLGLDPASHLGAALQFFVYDTPKVLMLLLLVVYGVGILRSFVTVNWTRSFLAGKRESAGNVLAALLGVVTPFCSCSAVPLFIGFMTAGIPLGVTFSFLIAAPMVNEIALVLLYGLLGWKVAALYFVTGITIAVIAGWIMGRMRLESYVEDWVREIRAGEAADTPPMTWKQRFAYALDSVRDIVGRVWKFVVLGIAAGALIHGYVPEAWLASIMGSESWWSVPLSVLLGIPMYTNAAGIIPVVEALLGKGAALGTTLAFMMSVIALSFPEMVILRKVLKPRLIAAFIAVVGCGILIVGYLFNTVI; this is encoded by the coding sequence ATGTCGAAACAATTGAACAACATTCCCTGCGCCTGCGGGTGCGGCAAGCCCAAGGCCGAGGCCGAATCGCCCAAAGACCAAGGCGGTCTTGTCCGCGTCCTGCTCCTGCAAGTCGCGGCCCTGGCCGCCTGGTACGTCCTTTATCGGCAACTGCTGCCCTTCTCCGAGTGGTTCGCCTATTCCCTGCTGGGGCTCGACCCGGCCAGCCATCTCGGGGCGGCCTTGCAGTTCTTCGTCTACGACACGCCCAAGGTGCTGATGCTCCTGCTGCTGGTGGTCTACGGCGTGGGCATCCTGCGCTCGTTCGTCACGGTCAACTGGACCCGTTCCTTCCTGGCCGGAAAGCGTGAATCCGCAGGCAACGTCCTGGCCGCGCTGCTCGGCGTGGTCACGCCCTTCTGCTCCTGCTCCGCCGTTCCCCTGTTCATCGGGTTCATGACGGCCGGGATACCGCTTGGCGTGACGTTCTCCTTCCTCATCGCCGCGCCCATGGTCAATGAAATCGCCCTGGTCCTGCTTTACGGCCTGCTCGGCTGGAAGGTCGCGGCCCTGTACTTCGTCACCGGCATCACCATCGCCGTGATCGCGGGCTGGATCATGGGCCGTATGCGCCTGGAATCCTACGTTGAGGACTGGGTCCGGGAAATCCGCGCAGGCGAGGCCGCCGACACTCCGCCCATGACCTGGAAACAGCGCTTCGCCTACGCCCTGGACTCGGTGCGCGACATCGTGGGCCGGGTCTGGAAGTTCGTGGTGCTGGGCATCGCGGCGGGCGCGCTGATCCACGGATACGTGCCCGAGGCATGGCTCGCCTCGATCATGGGCAGCGAATCCTGGTGGTCCGTGCCTCTCTCCGTGCTGCTGGGCATCCCCATGTACACCAACGCCGCCGGAATCATCCCGGTGGTGGAAGCCCTGCTCGGCAAGGGAGCCGCCCTCGGCACCACCCTCGCCTTCATGATGTCCGTCATCGCCCTCTCCTTCCCGGAGATGGTCATTCTGCGCAAGGTCCTGAAGCCTCGCCTCATCGCGGCCTTCATCGCCGTGGTGGGCTGCGGCATCCTGATCGTGGGCTATCTCTTCAACACCGTTATTTAA